A window of Pirellulales bacterium contains these coding sequences:
- a CDS encoding aspartate aminotransferase family protein, whose translation MDARDVPNSVQLFAAAQKVLATGVSSGMRRKATPLPLYFDRADGPYFFDVDGRRLLDYTLAWGPLILGSNHAGINAAIVEQLSRSYTFGAQHELELRLASLITTIVPGVEQVIFSNTGSEAVQAAIRIARAITGRDKIVKFEGHYHGWMNNVLVSYHPATGGSCETQPTCGGQPRSEYGQTLVLPWNDVAALRELLVDRGQEIACVLTEPLLANSGCCEPKSGFLQSVIDLCREHGAVSVFDEVITGFRVALGGARELYQLEPDLSVYGKAIAGGFSLSAVGGRANMFDVLRDGRTIHAGTYNGNSICLAAAYATLQALAEPGVFEGMKRHGRELRNAIENGGVRNGLPLALSGVETVFSLHWGLETGPRDYRDTLRASLSLRDRFQMAMLDRGVLLLPDGRWYVGASHDDEALTLAKEAIDVSMQVLLS comes from the coding sequence ATGGATGCCCGCGACGTTCCCAATTCCGTACAGCTGTTTGCCGCGGCACAGAAAGTCCTGGCCACAGGCGTGTCCAGCGGGATGCGCAGAAAAGCGACGCCGTTGCCGCTGTACTTCGACCGAGCCGACGGGCCTTATTTTTTCGATGTCGACGGGCGGCGGTTGCTGGACTACACGCTCGCCTGGGGGCCTTTGATACTTGGCAGCAATCACGCGGGAATCAATGCGGCAATCGTCGAGCAATTGTCGCGAAGCTATACATTCGGAGCGCAGCATGAGCTCGAGCTCCGACTCGCGAGCCTCATCACGACCATCGTTCCTGGCGTTGAGCAGGTAATTTTCTCAAATACCGGCAGCGAGGCCGTACAAGCAGCCATCCGAATCGCCCGAGCCATTACTGGGCGAGACAAAATCGTCAAGTTCGAAGGCCACTATCACGGTTGGATGAACAACGTGCTGGTCAGCTATCACCCCGCGACCGGCGGTTCTTGCGAAACCCAGCCGACTTGCGGGGGTCAGCCCAGGTCCGAGTACGGGCAGACTCTCGTTCTACCTTGGAACGACGTCGCTGCGTTGCGCGAGTTGTTAGTCGACCGAGGCCAAGAGATTGCTTGCGTCTTGACCGAGCCGCTGCTGGCCAACAGCGGCTGTTGCGAGCCGAAGTCAGGCTTTCTTCAATCCGTCATTGATCTCTGCCGCGAACACGGCGCTGTGTCTGTGTTCGACGAAGTGATCACGGGGTTCCGCGTGGCGCTGGGGGGCGCACGGGAACTCTATCAGCTTGAACCGGATCTGTCGGTCTATGGAAAGGCGATCGCCGGCGGCTTTTCGCTCTCGGCCGTCGGGGGGCGAGCGAACATGTTCGACGTTCTTCGCGACGGACGCACGATTCACGCCGGCACCTACAATGGCAATTCCATCTGCTTGGCGGCCGCCTATGCCACACTCCAAGCACTGGCGGAACCCGGTGTGTTTGAGGGGATGAAGCGGCATGGCAGAGAACTTCGCAATGCGATCGAGAACGGAGGCGTTCGGAACGGGCTACCGCTCGCATTGTCCGGCGTGGAAACGGTATTCAGCCTGCATTGGGGACTTGAGACGGGACCGCGAGACTATCGGGACACGCTGCGAGCCAGCTTGTCGCTTCGCGACCGCTTTCAGATGGCAATGCTCGATCGAGGAGTCTTGTTGCTTCCCGACGGTCGCTGGTATGTCGGCGCCAGCCACGACGACGAGGCGTTAACGCTCGCGAAAGAGGCGATCGACGTGAGCATGCAAGTCCTCTTGTCGTAA
- a CDS encoding DUF4432 family protein: MDHSVWELPASQIRAGEVNFSLTAKDVPGTPSSWSIVGRVLTAGVSAGVEVIEINNGATTLIVIPTRGMGLWRAEREGETLGWKAPVQGPVHPQFVSLMEPSGVGWLDGFDELMVRCGLESNGSAVFDGQGRLLFPLHGRIANKPAHSLQASIDATKGTINLRGVVDESRLQSQKLRLMTTLTTAFGSSSWKWHDEVTNLGGSTATMQMLYHINVGEPILAPGARLVAPVTSVSPHDDYPVDAELRDYRAYPGVEANSIPQSFFFELRADHAGATEVVLIQPAGERGLAVRFNKQHLPWLTVWRSNASPGDGYVTSIEPGTNFPNPRPFEERQGRVVRLDPASSWSAEVEMDWLTDAPAVAAAELRVAALQGSMLPDIQDHPVVGWSAKARAERPD, from the coding sequence ATGGACCACTCCGTTTGGGAACTGCCTGCCTCGCAAATCAGAGCCGGGGAAGTCAACTTCTCATTGACTGCCAAGGATGTTCCAGGAACCCCTTCAAGCTGGTCGATCGTCGGTCGAGTACTGACCGCGGGGGTGTCGGCTGGCGTCGAGGTTATCGAGATTAATAACGGAGCAACGACTCTCATCGTGATTCCCACGCGCGGCATGGGACTTTGGAGGGCTGAAAGGGAGGGAGAAACATTGGGCTGGAAGGCCCCCGTCCAAGGACCAGTTCATCCTCAGTTTGTTTCGCTGATGGAACCAAGCGGGGTTGGTTGGCTGGACGGATTCGACGAACTGATGGTGCGGTGCGGACTTGAAAGCAACGGTTCGGCAGTTTTTGACGGACAGGGACGACTGCTGTTTCCCCTTCACGGGCGAATCGCGAACAAGCCGGCTCACAGTCTGCAGGCATCGATTGATGCGACGAAAGGCACAATCAATTTGCGCGGAGTCGTTGATGAAAGTCGCCTGCAATCTCAGAAGCTGCGCCTGATGACGACGCTCACCACGGCGTTCGGCAGTTCGTCTTGGAAATGGCACGACGAGGTGACGAATCTCGGCGGCTCGACCGCAACGATGCAGATGCTCTATCACATCAATGTCGGCGAGCCGATATTGGCTCCCGGAGCTCGCCTCGTAGCGCCTGTAACAAGTGTCTCGCCTCACGACGATTATCCTGTCGACGCTGAGTTGCGAGATTACCGTGCGTATCCTGGCGTGGAAGCAAACTCAATCCCGCAATCGTTCTTTTTTGAGCTCCGGGCGGATCACGCGGGCGCTACCGAGGTTGTTCTCATCCAGCCCGCAGGCGAACGGGGGCTAGCAGTTCGTTTTAACAAGCAGCATCTACCTTGGCTCACCGTTTGGCGGAGCAACGCTTCGCCTGGCGACGGATACGTCACCAGCATCGAGCCGGGGACGAACTTTCCTAATCCGCGGCCGTTTGAGGAACGGCAAGGAAGAGTCGTTCGCTTGGATCCGGCAAGCTCATGGAGCGCCGAGGTAGAAATGGATTGGCTCACAGACGCTCCGGCCGTAGCGGCGGCCGAACTTCGAGTCGCCGCACTGCAGGGCTCTATGCTTCCGGACATCCAGGATCACCCTGTAGTCGGCTGGTCTGCGAAAGCCCGCGCCGAGCGTCCTGATTAA
- a CDS encoding exo-alpha-sialidase: protein MPQPGHTQQPRQTRAVDVFVGGVGYANYRVPTLATALDGTLIALVEGRTGEEPGFGGDTDLVMKRSYDHGATWSALQVIESPRAFGEKVANPATLVDETNGRVWVLYNRYEGDLGTVDSLPGTTNNTAWARYSDDSGATWSDAIDITAGAKDYDNWNVVAFGPGSGIQARDGRLIVPSARWVNGWRSYAVYSDDQGMTWQRGDLTPGGNLSGEDSIVELADGSIRMDARSNNSGEVPRSNFISTDGGETWGAFIPGQTAVSVHAALQRYSLESEGDDHNRIMWTGPRGPDRNNLVVRTSYDEGNSYWRERLLYDGYSGYSDMTLLANDMTGVLFETNQARSITFTSFNIEFIEPPSGLLAYEGFRYQSATLLGIKDGGIGFRGGWKRTGELTGTSNALIEASDLQYAGFPFITEGQRRAVLLFNVGGSMSREFDTPLDLGLDQTYYLSMLIRQDNLLIDNEGPNEAFRVALQAGESQVVEFGVQGNESLFVSFLGNQSATGANVFAKGISYYLIAKIAAEAGAGPGSNDRLYLAALPSGTEAPATEAGMNWTLASSLGFNSSELLDRILISGGSGATWVLDELRIGSDFGAVVSNRFEGEPGDFNGDGSVDAADLAVWNQGFGMSADADFSYGDANGDSKVDGSDFLVWQRKLTIGTSPSSPSAAAPEPTACAMLAVAIMMGGGAVARRDRRR from the coding sequence TTGCCGCAGCCCGGACATACGCAACAGCCCAGACAGACCCGGGCGGTCGACGTCTTCGTCGGCGGCGTGGGCTATGCCAACTACCGCGTGCCGACATTGGCAACAGCCCTCGATGGAACGTTGATCGCCCTAGTCGAGGGGCGAACTGGAGAGGAACCAGGCTTTGGCGGCGACACCGATCTGGTCATGAAGCGCAGCTACGATCATGGAGCCACATGGTCTGCGCTCCAGGTGATCGAGAGTCCGCGGGCGTTCGGCGAGAAGGTGGCAAACCCGGCGACGCTGGTCGACGAAACTAACGGGCGCGTCTGGGTGCTGTACAACCGATACGAGGGCGACCTCGGCACGGTCGACTCGCTCCCCGGCACGACGAACAATACGGCATGGGCTCGCTACAGCGACGATAGCGGAGCGACATGGTCGGACGCGATCGACATTACGGCGGGAGCCAAGGACTACGACAATTGGAACGTCGTCGCCTTCGGTCCGGGCAGCGGCATCCAGGCTCGTGACGGGCGTCTCATAGTCCCCTCGGCGCGGTGGGTCAACGGTTGGCGTTCTTACGCCGTCTACTCCGACGATCAAGGCATGACTTGGCAACGCGGCGATTTGACTCCCGGTGGCAACCTCTCGGGCGAGGACAGCATTGTTGAACTTGCCGACGGATCGATCCGCATGGACGCCCGCTCGAACAACTCCGGCGAAGTCCCGCGGAGCAACTTCATCAGCACCGACGGGGGTGAAACTTGGGGCGCCTTCATTCCCGGGCAGACAGCCGTATCAGTTCACGCTGCACTTCAGCGGTACTCCCTTGAGTCGGAGGGCGACGACCACAATCGAATAATGTGGACCGGGCCCCGCGGTCCGGACCGCAACAACCTTGTGGTGCGTACCAGCTACGACGAAGGAAACTCCTATTGGCGCGAGAGGCTTCTGTACGACGGCTACTCCGGCTATTCGGATATGACGCTGCTCGCAAATGATATGACCGGAGTGTTGTTTGAGACGAATCAGGCCCGCAGCATCACCTTCACGTCGTTCAACATCGAGTTTATCGAGCCTCCCAGCGGTCTGTTAGCGTACGAAGGATTTCGGTATCAATCGGCGACGTTGCTAGGGATCAAAGACGGCGGCATTGGCTTTCGGGGGGGGTGGAAGCGCACCGGCGAACTGACGGGCACCTCCAACGCTTTGATCGAGGCCAGCGATTTGCAGTACGCAGGATTTCCGTTTATTACGGAAGGACAGCGCCGTGCGGTCTTACTGTTCAACGTCGGCGGCAGCATGTCGCGAGAGTTTGATACGCCGCTCGATCTGGGGCTGGACCAGACCTATTATCTCTCGATGTTGATCCGACAGGATAATTTGTTGATCGACAACGAAGGCCCTAACGAAGCTTTCCGCGTCGCATTGCAGGCAGGGGAGAGCCAAGTCGTCGAGTTCGGCGTGCAAGGCAACGAAAGCCTATTCGTCAGTTTTCTCGGCAACCAGTCGGCCACGGGAGCCAATGTCTTCGCCAAGGGAATCTCCTACTACCTCATCGCTAAAATTGCCGCGGAAGCGGGCGCCGGCCCGGGAAGCAACGATCGGCTGTACTTGGCTGCATTGCCGTCCGGGACTGAAGCGCCGGCGACCGAAGCTGGGATGAACTGGACGCTGGCAAGTTCGCTGGGCTTCAATTCCAGCGAGTTGCTCGATCGAATCCTCATCTCCGGCGGATCAGGCGCCACCTGGGTGCTTGACGAGCTGCGCATCGGTTCGGATTTCGGTGCGGTTGTGAGCAATCGATTTGAGGGCGAGCCGGGCGACTTCAATGGCGACGGCAGCGTTGACGCCGCTGACTTGGCAGTCTGGAACCAAGGATTCGGAATGTCGGCAGATGCAGACTTCTCTTACGGCGACGCGAACGGCGACAGCAAAGTCGACGGGAGCGACTTCCTTGTATGGCAGCGTAAGCTGACTATCGGCACGAGCCCAAGCTCTCCTAGTGCTGCAGCTCCGGAGCCCACGGCATGCGCGATGCTCGCTGTTGCGATCATGATGGGCGGGGGAGCTGTCGCGCGGAGGGATCGCCGGCGGTAA
- a CDS encoding family 10 glycosylhydrolase, translating into MIALFGLTFTMPRAALAAGAMDEAALGFGLYCATFETEAETTAFIAKCREFGVRALFPSLSGGSTVYWKTDRESLGAVYKRGLDEGYDSLASMIERAHAVGIAVYPSVAVGPAGKLLEQNPEWETRDREGRASSETTTRSVSLAYPEARAAKVRLLMDLVEGYAVDGVMLDYCRYPETTAQPKTAYGFYGYDPPLIQACLAIYGFDPREVPIDSPEWMLFNDMRSASVTTFVGEFRAAVMRSGKHIRVGGFGDTDPERERRMCGRDCPGWARAGLIDDYFLATYNDTIEEMPAKVSQARQLAGDKVMLRSSLAPFNRFLTTNEQMIAAGKAQLAGGADGLWIYRSDFLEDLGLWPGAAAASQLTPQ; encoded by the coding sequence ATGATCGCCTTGTTTGGCTTGACGTTCACCATGCCCCGCGCCGCGCTGGCGGCCGGGGCCATGGACGAGGCGGCGTTGGGATTCGGACTCTACTGCGCCACGTTCGAGACCGAAGCGGAAACGACCGCCTTTATCGCGAAGTGTCGGGAATTCGGCGTGCGTGCTCTTTTCCCTTCGCTCTCCGGGGGGAGTACGGTGTATTGGAAGACTGACCGCGAGTCGCTAGGCGCGGTCTACAAAAGGGGGCTCGACGAAGGCTACGATTCGCTCGCTTCGATGATCGAACGCGCTCATGCCGTGGGGATTGCGGTCTATCCGTCCGTCGCAGTCGGTCCTGCCGGAAAGCTGCTCGAGCAGAATCCAGAGTGGGAAACTCGCGATCGCGAGGGCCGCGCCTCTTCGGAAACGACGACGCGTTCCGTATCGCTCGCCTATCCCGAAGCTCGAGCGGCGAAGGTCCGGCTGCTGATGGATCTGGTCGAGGGCTACGCCGTCGACGGCGTGATGCTCGATTATTGCCGCTACCCCGAGACCACGGCTCAACCAAAAACGGCTTACGGTTTCTACGGCTACGATCCGCCGTTGATTCAGGCCTGCTTGGCGATTTACGGATTCGATCCTCGCGAAGTGCCGATCGATTCGCCGGAGTGGATGCTGTTCAACGACATGCGCAGCGCCTCGGTGACCACCTTTGTGGGCGAGTTCCGCGCTGCCGTGATGCGCAGCGGGAAGCACATTCGCGTAGGCGGATTCGGAGACACCGATCCCGAGCGGGAAAGACGCATGTGCGGACGCGATTGCCCAGGGTGGGCTCGCGCCGGCTTAATCGACGACTATTTCTTGGCGACATACAACGACACAATTGAAGAGATGCCTGCCAAGGTGAGCCAGGCTCGGCAATTGGCGGGCGACAAAGTCATGCTGCGATCATCACTGGCGCCGTTCAATCGCTTTCTTACGACGAATGAACAAATGATCGCGGCCGGAAAAGCTCAGTTGGCCGGCGGCGCGGACGGCCTATGGATCTATCGCTCGGATTTTCTTGAGGATCTTGGTCTTTGGCCAGGAGCTGCCGCCGCCTCGCAGCTGACTCCGCAGTGA
- a CDS encoding DUF1559 domain-containing protein, with product MIAIIGVLVALLLPAVQAAREAARRTTCANNARQIGIAFQNYHAALRRFPTGIEMWGAGSRGRASCGAPEGDSDRYYGWGWGVYVIPYMEASNVYSRFDFQKRSGASYAEGPNFAAGAEFIPAYACPSDPLGQELVFCCSTLQNGSAPDEDLAKTNWAGVADSLDWSCDGTWPSASANGVLYQRSKTAVKDIVDGTSHTLLVGETIGSGPNNAFFWVTWNVLHTANGINLPLREPPLHPWVVSQNGFASLHPSGCHFTLADSSVQFINESIDQRVLAALTTRDGGEVIGDVR from the coding sequence GTGATTGCGATCATCGGCGTGCTTGTTGCGCTCTTGCTCCCCGCCGTCCAAGCGGCCCGCGAAGCGGCACGACGCACAACATGCGCAAACAACGCCCGACAGATCGGGATCGCGTTTCAGAATTACCATGCGGCGCTTCGACGCTTTCCTACGGGCATTGAGATGTGGGGGGCGGGCTCCCGAGGCCGCGCGAGTTGCGGAGCGCCCGAGGGAGATTCCGATCGCTATTACGGCTGGGGCTGGGGAGTCTATGTCATTCCCTACATGGAAGCTTCCAACGTTTACAGTCGCTTTGACTTTCAGAAACGGTCCGGCGCCTCTTACGCGGAAGGTCCGAACTTCGCGGCGGGCGCGGAATTCATTCCCGCCTACGCCTGCCCTTCCGATCCGCTCGGCCAGGAGTTGGTGTTCTGCTGCAGCACGCTTCAGAACGGCAGCGCACCGGACGAGGATCTCGCCAAAACAAACTGGGCGGGCGTTGCGGACAGTCTCGATTGGAGTTGCGACGGCACTTGGCCCAGCGCGAGCGCCAATGGCGTTCTCTACCAACGCTCCAAGACGGCCGTCAAGGACATCGTGGATGGCACGAGTCACACGCTGCTGGTCGGAGAGACGATCGGCTCAGGCCCAAATAACGCGTTCTTTTGGGTGACTTGGAACGTGCTCCACACGGCGAATGGCATCAATCTGCCGCTGCGCGAGCCGCCGCTGCATCCCTGGGTGGTCTCCCAAAACGGATTTGCCAGCCTGCACCCCTCCGGCTGTCATTTCACGTTGGCCGATTCCAGCGTGCAATTCATCAACGAGTCGATCGATCAACGGGTGCTCGCCGCATTGACGACGCGGGACGGCGGCGAAGTCATAGGCGATGTTCGTTAG
- a CDS encoding PIG-L family deacetylase, giving the protein MMSSPPVREVALAFLAHPDDAEILCAGTLIRLADAGWEIHLATATAGDCGSTTLAPDVIASIRRGESEAAARQIGARYHCLEERDVQVVADKPTLRKAIDLFRQIAPSIVFTHPRRDYMLDHEQVHLLARAASFSFPIPNASTIPVQAGSIVPWLYYCDPLDGYDPYTGEPAPATTSVNIAEVLQRKTEMLACHASQREWLRAHHGIDEYVLAMTRHVARRGRERGVPYAEAFAQHRGHAYPQTDLLFELFGEA; this is encoded by the coding sequence ATGATGTCCTCGCCGCCCGTTCGCGAAGTCGCCCTGGCATTTCTTGCGCATCCTGATGATGCGGAGATCCTGTGTGCCGGGACATTGATTCGACTTGCCGACGCTGGCTGGGAGATCCATCTCGCAACGGCGACGGCGGGCGATTGCGGATCCACTACGCTGGCCCCGGATGTCATCGCCTCGATCCGCCGCGGCGAGAGCGAAGCCGCTGCTCGACAGATTGGCGCCCGCTACCACTGCCTGGAAGAGCGAGACGTGCAAGTGGTCGCAGACAAACCGACCCTTCGCAAGGCGATCGATCTGTTCCGTCAAATTGCTCCTTCGATCGTGTTCACGCATCCGCGCCGCGACTACATGTTGGACCACGAGCAGGTCCACTTGCTTGCTCGAGCCGCAAGCTTCAGCTTTCCGATTCCCAATGCATCGACGATTCCTGTGCAGGCCGGGTCGATCGTGCCGTGGCTGTACTATTGCGATCCGTTGGATGGTTACGACCCTTACACGGGCGAACCGGCTCCCGCGACCACGAGCGTCAATATCGCCGAAGTGCTGCAACGGAAAACCGAGATGCTTGCTTGTCATGCTTCTCAACGAGAGTGGCTGCGCGCCCATCACGGAATTGACGAGTACGTTCTCGCCATGACAAGGCACGTAGCGCGGCGGGGACGTGAACGAGGGGTTCCCTACGCGGAAGCATTCGCCCAGCACCGCGGTCATGCCTATCCGCAGACTGATCTTTTGTTCGAACTGTTCGGGGAGGCGTAG
- a CDS encoding glucosamine-6-phosphate isomerase, protein MGRPLSKVAPDWWDYTTLDSELLRDAANLSATDLAELSRDGFHVAIYDTLEEFYCAEALEYVAAWRKSSADAPAGICGPIGPTEQLPLVATIVNALDLDLRDAHFWGMDEWVEDGRPVAPDHPLSFAKADLELCFNRIRRELRMADANIHFPIEIAEYQRSFRDIRCVLMQGGQGEVKHWAFNDPPRRTGAYKDQPPSPSEYRQLATRITDLHPMTVIQNARTSGGGYVPQVPTTAVTVGPVETWQSECVSIWHPGHHDNPFGIRLSALMISKGIADASVPMSLLAEHPNVRFSYYRGGIGEVEVQMH, encoded by the coding sequence ATGGGACGTCCGCTTAGCAAAGTCGCTCCGGACTGGTGGGACTACACGACGCTTGACTCGGAACTGCTGCGCGACGCGGCGAACCTTTCCGCGACGGACCTCGCGGAACTGTCGCGAGACGGCTTTCATGTCGCCATCTACGACACGCTCGAAGAGTTTTACTGCGCCGAGGCCCTGGAGTACGTCGCAGCGTGGCGGAAATCGTCGGCCGATGCGCCGGCAGGGATTTGCGGCCCGATCGGCCCTACCGAACAACTCCCGCTGGTGGCGACGATTGTCAACGCCTTGGATCTCGATCTTCGCGACGCGCATTTCTGGGGCATGGACGAATGGGTCGAGGACGGGCGACCGGTCGCTCCCGATCACCCTCTTTCGTTCGCGAAGGCCGATTTGGAGTTGTGCTTCAATCGGATCCGACGCGAACTTCGCATGGCCGACGCGAACATCCACTTTCCGATCGAAATCGCTGAGTACCAACGCAGCTTTCGCGACATTCGTTGCGTCCTCATGCAAGGCGGCCAAGGCGAGGTAAAGCACTGGGCGTTCAATGATCCGCCTCGACGAACCGGCGCCTACAAGGATCAACCTCCGAGCCCGTCAGAATATCGTCAACTCGCAACGCGAATCACCGATCTCCATCCCATGACGGTCATTCAGAACGCACGCACGTCGGGCGGCGGCTACGTGCCGCAGGTGCCCACGACAGCGGTTACCGTCGGGCCGGTCGAGACTTGGCAGTCCGAATGCGTTTCCATTTGGCACCCCGGGCATCACGACAATCCGTTTGGCATCCGATTATCCGCGCTCATGATCAGCAAAGGTATCGCGGACGCCTCGGTTCCCATGTCGCTGCTGGCTGAGCATCCCAACGTACGCTTTAGTTACTATCGAGGCGGCATTGGCGAAGTCGAGGTTCAAATGCACTAA
- a CDS encoding pyridoxal-phosphate dependent enzyme has product MSIWRWRELGKRVDQRLQASLGEGDTATIASRRISAEVGLPHLWFKLESGNPTGSYKDRFAAAAISHMRETRKRRCVTTSSGNTGSALAAYCAAYGLDCHIAIVEGAPAGKLVQMLAYGAQLFRVRGFGFDPLVTERTFSTLEAIGRQQDASLQISAYRYSPDGMVGVQTISYELATQLDAIDHVFTPAGGGGLTWAVAKGFRDLVENGCLPRMPGIHCVQPEGNATITAPLRAGGQHAVAVQSKTRISGLQVPTVIDGDGAIAACRESAGTGFTVSDDEVFQAQRRMARSEGIFCEPAGAVALAGCLKALATGEIDATDSCVCLVTGSGFKDLAAAEAMCDLSACPLVDDCELSELMSSRPSGQV; this is encoded by the coding sequence ATGAGCATCTGGCGATGGCGTGAACTAGGCAAGCGGGTCGACCAGAGACTCCAAGCGTCGCTCGGAGAAGGAGACACAGCGACAATCGCCTCGCGACGAATTTCGGCCGAGGTTGGGCTTCCGCATTTGTGGTTCAAGCTGGAGAGCGGCAACCCAACCGGTTCCTACAAGGACCGTTTCGCAGCGGCGGCAATTTCCCACATGCGAGAGACCCGCAAACGACGTTGCGTCACAACTTCGAGCGGTAACACCGGTTCAGCATTGGCTGCCTACTGCGCGGCCTACGGCCTCGACTGCCATATCGCGATCGTCGAGGGGGCGCCAGCGGGGAAGCTTGTGCAGATGCTGGCCTACGGAGCTCAATTGTTTCGCGTTCGAGGCTTCGGCTTTGATCCGCTTGTCACGGAGCGGACTTTTTCGACGCTCGAAGCGATCGGTCGCCAGCAGGACGCGTCGCTGCAGATCAGCGCCTATCGCTATAGTCCCGACGGCATGGTCGGAGTGCAGACAATCAGCTACGAACTGGCGACTCAGTTGGACGCGATTGACCATGTCTTCACCCCAGCCGGAGGAGGAGGACTGACTTGGGCGGTCGCCAAAGGCTTTCGTGACCTCGTCGAAAACGGCTGCTTGCCGAGAATGCCTGGCATTCACTGCGTTCAGCCGGAAGGCAACGCAACGATCACCGCTCCGCTGCGGGCCGGAGGGCAGCATGCCGTGGCCGTTCAATCGAAGACGCGCATTAGCGGCTTGCAGGTGCCCACCGTGATCGACGGCGACGGCGCCATTGCCGCTTGTCGAGAGTCGGCCGGGACCGGTTTCACGGTCTCTGACGACGAAGTCTTCCAGGCACAGCGTCGTATGGCTCGCAGCGAGGGTATCTTTTGCGAACCGGCGGGGGCCGTTGCGCTGGCTGGATGTCTCAAGGCCCTCGCCACAGGCGAGATCGACGCGACGGACTCCTGCGTCTGCCTTGTGACAGGCAGCGGCTTCAAAGACTTGGCTGCTGCCGAAGCGATGTGCGACTTGTCGGCCTGTCCCCTGGTGGACGATTGCGAACTGAGCGAGCTGATGTCAAGTCGGCCTAGCGGTCAGGTATGA
- a CDS encoding aminopeptidase P family protein: MAIEGALIKDRRHIQYFTGFWPTPHDAALLYVSAEGTSVLAVPERLATGEFAADRCLGVTENRLGTMLQDPYAASFHRIKDVLPTSGRVGTDSPELLWLESPRWRDISPTLLDLRRTKDADEVELVRHAIRGCEAAYARARQILAPGVREIDLYAEMQSAAVKELGVPIEELGNDFQAGTPGGPPRRRAVLAGELMPLDVAVSVRGYRCDLCRTFVVNGQPTSKQQEAALLVLEALRYVEQNAKHGVSGMHLYDEVRGMLSGVHPWTFPHHLGHGTGLNAHESPRLNPHWNDTLQLGDLVAVEPGLYGPDLGGGVRIEDDYWITAGGSTKLSTFPQELVIPDR; this comes from the coding sequence TTGGCGATCGAAGGCGCCCTGATCAAAGATCGCCGCCACATTCAATACTTCACAGGTTTCTGGCCGACCCCCCACGACGCTGCGCTGCTGTACGTTTCCGCGGAGGGCACCAGCGTTTTGGCCGTTCCGGAACGTTTGGCGACTGGTGAATTTGCAGCCGATCGCTGTTTGGGCGTAACGGAAAACCGTCTCGGGACGATGCTGCAGGACCCGTACGCCGCCTCCTTCCATCGCATCAAGGACGTGCTCCCGACTTCAGGGCGGGTGGGCACGGATTCCCCGGAATTGCTATGGCTCGAGTCGCCCCGATGGAGGGACATTTCCCCCACATTGCTAGATCTTCGACGCACCAAGGATGCTGACGAAGTCGAGCTTGTTCGCCACGCCATTCGAGGATGCGAAGCAGCCTACGCACGGGCCCGCCAGATACTGGCTCCCGGCGTGCGAGAGATCGATCTGTACGCGGAAATGCAGTCTGCGGCTGTCAAAGAGCTGGGCGTCCCGATCGAGGAACTTGGAAACGACTTTCAGGCGGGGACCCCGGGGGGACCGCCGCGGCGAAGAGCGGTTCTGGCGGGCGAACTCATGCCTCTAGACGTTGCTGTGAGCGTGCGCGGCTATCGCTGCGATCTGTGCCGGACGTTCGTGGTCAATGGTCAGCCGACGTCAAAGCAGCAGGAGGCCGCCTTGCTCGTCCTCGAAGCATTGCGTTACGTTGAGCAAAATGCGAAGCACGGCGTCTCGGGAATGCACCTATACGACGAAGTTCGCGGTATGCTGTCCGGCGTACACCCGTGGACGTTTCCTCATCATCTTGGTCACGGGACGGGGCTCAACGCTCACGAATCGCCGCGACTCAATCCTCATTGGAACGATACGCTGCAACTTGGCGACTTGGTGGCTGTGGAACCAGGTCTGTACGGACCGGACTTGGGCGGCGGCGTTCGCATCGAGGACGACTATTGGATTACGGCGGGCGGATCGACGAAGCTCAGCACGTTCCCTCAGGAACTGGTCATACCTGACCGCTAG